DNA from Conexivisphaera calida:
TGGCGAACGCCGCCTCGGCCGCGCTGTAGATGTGGATCCCGAGGACCCCCATGAGCGCTATGAACACCGCTATGCCCGGCAGGCTGAAGAGGAGCCCCGAGAGCGCGAGCCCCATCATGTATGCCCACTGCGAGACCGGTCCCGCCACCATCAGGTCCTGGAACTTGAAGTGCAGGCGGTAGGTCGCTGCGTCCGAGAGCAGCCCGAGGCCGTTGCTGACTATTATCATCGCCAGGCCGCCGACGATGCCGAACGACATCGTCCTGCCGTACGAGACGAACTTCAGTATTATCAATATGCTGAGCGGCGGCGTCACGTAGGAAGCTATCCAGAGCGGTGCCCTCATCGCCGCGACTACACCGTTCAGCCACGCGATGGACGCCATCGCCCTGAGCTGCACCGCGAACCATCCGCGCCCGGATCCCGCGCGCCTCAACTTCCCGCCCCCTCGTCCAGCGGCTCCGCCCCTCCCGTGAGGAGCACGAACGCGTCCTCCAGCCCCACCTCCTTCACCCTGAGGACGCCGCTGTGTCCCCTGACCAGGCGGGCGGCCGCCTCCTCGGCGGATTTCCTGTCCGAGTACAGCACTATCCTTGAGCCATATCTGTAGATCCTCCCGTACCCTGAGATCACCTCCGCCGCGCCGGGGAAGTCGGAGACCTCCAGCTTGTGCGTGGCGCCCACCCTGGCGACTATCTCCTGCACGCCGCCGTGCGCCACCAGCCTTCCCCTGTCCAATATTATCACGTCGTCGCTCAGGGCCTCCGCCTCCTCCATGTAGTGTGTCGTCAGGAGCATCGCCCTGCCCTCCCTCCTCGCCTCCTCGAGGATCCTCCAGATGGACCTCCTGCTCTGCGGATCCAGCCCGACGGTCGGCTCGTCCAGGAACATCAGATCCGCACCGCTCGCGAGCACCATCGCCAGGATCACCTTCCTCTTCATCCCCCCGCTCAGCTCCGATACCGTCTTGTCGCGGTACTCCCAGAGGCCCACGTCCTCCAATATCTCTCGGGCCTTCCTCCTGGCGTCGCCCAGGCCCCAGCCCCTCGCCACCAGATAGGCCTCCACGAGCTCACCCGGCCTAGGGAAAGTCGGCGGATAGCTCTCCTGCGGCATCAATGCTATCCTCTGCCTCACGGACCGAGCATCCCTCAGGACGTCCATGCCCAGCACCTCCAGGCTGCCCGACGTCGGCGCCGACAGCGTGGCCGCTATCCTGACGAAAGTGGTCTTCCCGGCGCCGTTCCTGCCGAGCAACGTGACTATTCCCCTCCTCTCGACGGCGAAACTTATTCCATTCAGCGCCTCAGTGCCGTCCGGATACACCTTGGTCAGGTCCCTCGCTGAGATGACCTCCTCCATGGTCCCGCGTCCGCGACGGGGACGGATTAACTGTTCCGGCTCATTTCCATCGGGCAAGGCTTCGCGACGATCTCGTCCTCGCTCACCCTGAAGGCCGTCGTCTTCGGATCCATGGATCCATCCGCGCCACAGCCCGCTCCTTTCCTCCCAGTCCATCTCCGAGTCCCCGGCCTCGCTGAACGCGGGAATGGTCCAGCTCATCTGCCTCCACGCACGAGACCAACGCTTTATTAGAGAGAACTCGCTAAGGATACAGGGATGCTGTCGCCGGGGCAGGCCCTCCTGAGGCCCCTTCGCGATCTGGAATCGAGGAACCTGCACTGGATATCCCCCTCATCCCTGCTGGAGGAGGCAGCAGTGCTGATGATCTACAGGAGGGCCCGCCACCTCCCAGTCGGATCCGGCGGGGTCGCCAGCTACATGATCTCCATACGGGACGTG
Protein-coding regions in this window:
- a CDS encoding ABC transporter permease: MRRAGSGRGWFAVQLRAMASIAWLNGVVAAMRAPLWIASYVTPPLSILIILKFVSYGRTMSFGIVGGLAMIIVSNGLGLLSDAATYRLHFKFQDLMVAGPVSQWAYMMGLALSGLLFSLPGIAVFIALMGVLGIHIYSAAEAAFAIAMLWAASAGLGFSLSLIFRDLKEVWSTTSILVFAISVLPPVYYPLTILPRYVGYLSLVSPTASAAALLQESMGLVDLGMGIRALSAALLVAEAIIFFAVTALKRSS
- a CDS encoding ABC transporter ATP-binding protein, translated to MEEVISARDLTKVYPDGTEALNGISFAVERRGIVTLLGRNGAGKTTFVRIAATLSAPTSGSLEVLGMDVLRDARSVRQRIALMPQESYPPTFPRPGELVEAYLVARGWGLGDARRKAREILEDVGLWEYRDKTVSELSGGMKRKVILAMVLASGADLMFLDEPTVGLDPQSRRSIWRILEEARREGRAMLLTTHYMEEAEALSDDVIILDRGRLVAHGGVQEIVARVGATHKLEVSDFPGAAEVISGYGRIYRYGSRIVLYSDRKSAEEAAARLVRGHSGVLRVKEVGLEDAFVLLTGGAEPLDEGAGS